The window TTTGAGCAATGTAGAAAGTTTTAAAAGCGCAAGGTAATATACAAGGGACCTATTGCTTGTAACATTCTGAAGCATGGAGCCCCCGCCCCCCACAACTATGTCCGCATCACGGATTGCCTTAACTATTTCTACATACTTGTTCCTGCCTACTGTTCCTATTCCGTGAAGTTCTTTTGTTTTCGCAGCGCAGTAGGACAGAGACCTAATCTCAGCATCAGGCCTTATCCTCTTAATCATCCTTATTGTTTGGCTAAGAAGCACCTCGTCGCCAATGTTATCTGAACCATAGTATCCTATTATAAATGCCTTCATAAAATTCCACCTTGTACTTGATTCGTTTAAAAACAATTTATTGTCCAGCTCTTTTTTCCTTCACTGAGAATGCTGTCAATGACAGCGCCATCCAAAACTGAAAGGTTATCCTGTAGTCAAACAATGTATAGTCTATCATTCCGTGAAGAAGAATTGCGATGATGATTGCCAGGGAAATCAATTCCTTGCAGCCTCCGGCTATGCCTGATTTCATTATTGCTTTAAGGTTGTATGCAATTACGCTTAAAACGATATATATGAATAGCAGAAATCCGACGATTCCCGATTCTAGCCACACCTGCAAAAACACATTGTGTGAATGTGTGGCATTGTATCCCGGTGTTTTGTAATGGGCATAGTATTGATGAAAAGACTGATATCCGTATCCCAAGCCTGTCAGTCCATAAACCTTTATCATTTCAATCGCATTTTTCCATATTTCAACCCTGTAGTAAAATGAAGAATCCTGGAACCCGTTAATTATGCTGCCTATCCTCTGTTTTACCACCACAGGGGAAAAAGCTAGGGCTCCTATTCCCAAAGGAATAAACGCGGCAATGAATTTCCAATTGTATGCAAGCAGGAAGAGTCCCAACCCCGCAACATATGTTATCCAAGCCCCTCTAGAGTAGGTAAGTATTATCTGATATGTTATTGCCAGACAAAACAGTGCCAGCAAAATCTTGCCTGTTTTCTTTTTGTTTGTAGCCAGAAGACCAAGTGCTATGAAAAATGTATTAACCAGGTATTCACCGTAAATATTCGGATTGGTAAAAACGGAATAGATTCTGGCCTCCAAATCGGGGTTTATAGATTTGTCAATCCAAAGGTCCTGGTTTCCCGCCAAGGTTCCAGATTGATAATACCCGTACAAAATAGGTACTATCGAGGAAAAAAGCATCAGCAGCAGCAATGTGCGCACTTCGCTGCCATCGAACTCGTTGGAGATTACAAAGTAGGCTCCAATCAAAGAGGCCAGCATGAAGAGCTGCTTTGCGCAGGAAACGGGATCATAGGAAAAAAAGCTTCCAATGACATTTACGAGAAAGAAGGCTATTACCGCCCAATCAAGGGTTGCCATTACAATTGGTTTTCCCCCGAATATCCTTTTTCCAATCCATACCAGGAATGCAAGTAAAAGAACCATGCTTGAAATTTTTATGTTTGCAAAAGGAAATACAATCGCCCCGCCATAAATTAGCGCCTTCTCCAATTTAATGTCATCAATCATTGTCAATTTCCTCAATCTTTATAATCGTTCCATAGCAGGCGTATTCCTTGCTATAAAGCGCTATTTTCTTTCCTATTGCAGGCTTCTTTGCGGCTACTACATAGGAGTCATTGAGTTCGGTGGCGCTTGCTTCAACCGTCAGATATAAATCGCTTTTTGCAGGATACGATATTATTGCCTGCTCTTCATTAATGATTTCCGTTTCCATATGGCTAGTCAACAAGTAGTCTTTTATCTTTCCGAATTCCAGCCCGCTTTCATGGTCCACAACAATTGCGTCGGCTATTATATAATCCGATACATTGTTTTCAACCTCTTTTACGAGGAAGGTTATGCGCAAATTCCTATATGATATTTCTTCGCCCGCATCCCTTGTTTTAGACTTTTGAACAAATATAAATGCGGAGTACAAAAGCCCAAGTATAACAAGTGCTGCTATTATTCTTTTCCAATTATTCATTCAAGCCACTTCCCTTGCCGTATCGTTTAACATGCTGATTCCCATTGCAAAATAGACATAATAATAAAATGTCAGCACCGGTATTCCGTAAAGATTGTCTACAAAATTATGAAGCAGAAATGCAATTAGTGCTATGGATATTCCCATTTGCACGCGATTCTTCCCTTCCCTCGCAAACTTAAATATAAAATATGCTGCAAACAATAGGAACGCAATCAGTCCGAACAAACCGTTTTCCACCAGTGTTTTTAGGTAAAAATTATCCGTGTAAAAATTTGTTATTCCGTACTTTATTGCAATAGATCCTCCGAATTGGCCATAGCCCTTTCCGAAGACAGGATTCTTTAAAAACTCTCCAAAGGCATAGGCCCACTTGGAAAGACGCCCGTCCTTCATCATGTTGCTTATGGTGTCGGGACTCACTAGGTTGTAGAATCTGTATGCTCCCTTGTCGATAAGCAAAATCAGTCCCGTCCCCAAGAACGATAGATATAGCAAAAGCCTTTTATTGTTTATCATGAGCAGAATGCCCGTTGAAACGGCAAGGGCCAAAATCGCTCCCCTAGAGTATGTGAAATACAGAGCCACGAGCGCAATTGCCTCGCAAAGAATGTAAATCACCTTTTTTCGCTTCCTCTTTTCCGCCCAAACAAGACCCGTCAAAAACCCTATGTGCATTATCAGAATGGACCCAAGACTATTAGGACTTCCCAATATGGAGAACGCCCTTAGCGAGATTACATCGGTTGTATCCACCCAGTTGCCCCGCATTGGAACCTTGAATATTATTTGCATTATAGCATGAATTGAAATGAATGTTCCTATTGTTATTAGAACATCCACAGCCTTGGCCCTTGTGCTCTCTTTACTGAATATGCGGATAAAATAGATTCCCCACAAGACCGGCTGAAAAATCAACCGATATCCATCAAAGGTGCTTCTTCCGAAGTATCCCGATGCAGCGATCCCTGCAATCCCGGACAATAAAAACAAAGCTACAGGTATCTTCCAGCGTTTTGGCCGGTAATCCCTGTTAAAATCAAATGCCATTAGGAAAATGAAAAAAATCAAGGCCAATTCGTCCCACAGTTGCACAAGCATAGTAGCTCTGCCCGAAAATCTTAGCAGATAATCGTAGAACATATAAAAAAGCGGCAAAAGCACAATGTTGTCAAAATACGATGCGCACTTCAATCTGCCTAGGGGCTCGGCTCCAAAAACATTTAAAAGCATTTGCCTGCATTTATATTCAATTGTAAAAAATAGCTTTTCTGTCATGCTTCCAAAGGAATTCGGCAATTATTCCTCACCTATCTTTTCAATCTCCAAAATTGTGATTGGTATTTTTAATCTTTCGGTTTCAAGCACAAATTCTTTTCCTATCTTCAGCACCTGTTTTCCGATGAAGATTTCCCCTGATTTACCGGTGCCGCTTCCGGATATGCCAAATACTATACTGTCGCCAACCGTTTCAACAGAAACGATTGATGCTTGCAGCCATTCCTTTTCGATAGACAATTGCTCTCCCTGAAACGAATCGTCTACATCTATTTTGCTTCCGGTGTAGATGCCTTTAAAAGCAACCTCCACGGTTTCCTTGGGAGAAAGATCAACCTTGGATACTTGTATCACTTCACTTGATATAGCCCAAACCATTATTACGAGCAAGACTAATGTAACAATGTCCAACAATGCCCATTTATTTTTCATTGTCAACACCTGCCTCAATCAACGATATATATCCCTCAAAATAGAATTCTCCGCCCTCTAAAATGAAAGGTTTTCCAATCTTGACAGGCTGCGATCCGAATTTCATGTAGGGACCGCTTTTTGTGACCGGTATGGATGTCTTTATTCGGTAATTGTTTTCAGTTTTTTCAATGAAAACAATTCTTCCTTCACTTTCGATTCCACTTTTAAAAATAGCTCTATCAACTAAAGACTCTTTTTCTATCTCTACCGGTCCGTCATATGCGATTGTCACAAAAACCGTTTCGGTATTTTGGCCAAGATTCAAATCCCTTCCCTCGTATACATTGTAGAGTACAAGTGCCCCAAAAGCGGCAACAATCATCAAGAGAAATATTCCAAACTTATTTTTCATCATTCTGTCTTTTCTCCTCTTCGAACATAAGCTGCAATTGATTGCACAGAAAGCTTCCTTTCAAGTATTTAACCAGCAAACTCCCCCCCGAATAGTTTTGCGTTTCGACTATTGGTTTGCTGAAAAAATGCAATTCATGAAATCTCCAGCTGCATATTTTTCTTGCTCTGCTATACTTGAAACACCGCCCAAGCGCACTGCATTTTCTGCATAAAAAGCTTGATTGGGCTATGTTATTCATCTATTCCACTTTCCCTCGAATAGATTTTGCCTTCTACAAATAGATACTTATTGTATACAAGCACCTTTCTTCCTACAGCAACAATCATGTCCTCTATCATCAAGGCCTTATCCGTCTCTACAAAATTGGCCTTAACGGTTATGAATAAGTCAAACTTATCTAAAGACTCAATAGCTACAGCTTCGTTGTCCTTATTAACCAAATACTCCATATGAGGATTGTGGCCAATTTTTGAGATCACCCCTATGTCAGACCCGGTTTCAAAGTCGAATATAGCATCCCCTACATTGGCAGCGTCAATTGTGTACTTGGACACTTCCTCAACCTTCACCGTGTATTCCATTTCCTTTTG is drawn from Peptostreptococcaceae bacterium and contains these coding sequences:
- a CDS encoding DUF4330 family protein, whose protein sequence is MNNWKRIIAALVILGLLYSAFIFVQKSKTRDAGEEISYRNLRITFLVKEVENNVSDYIIADAIVVDHESGLEFGKIKDYLLTSHMETEIINEEQAIISYPAKSDLYLTVEASATELNDSYVVAAKKPAIGKKIALYSKEYACYGTIIKIEEIDND
- a CDS encoding DUF4330 domain-containing protein, translating into MKIIDDKGKLFGTINIIDLFVLLIIVLAAIFLAGRMLPGTESGEAGTQKEMEYTVKVEEVSKYTIDAANVGDAIFDFETGSDIGVISKIGHNPHMEYLVNKDNEAVAIESLDKFDLFITVKANFVETDKALMIEDMIVAVGRKVLVYNKYLFVEGKIYSRESGIDE
- a CDS encoding O-antigen ligase family protein — translated: MPNSFGSMTEKLFFTIEYKCRQMLLNVFGAEPLGRLKCASYFDNIVLLPLFYMFYDYLLRFSGRATMLVQLWDELALIFFIFLMAFDFNRDYRPKRWKIPVALFLLSGIAGIAASGYFGRSTFDGYRLIFQPVLWGIYFIRIFSKESTRAKAVDVLITIGTFISIHAIMQIIFKVPMRGNWVDTTDVISLRAFSILGSPNSLGSILIMHIGFLTGLVWAEKRKRKKVIYILCEAIALVALYFTYSRGAILALAVSTGILLMINNKRLLLYLSFLGTGLILLIDKGAYRFYNLVSPDTISNMMKDGRLSKWAYAFGEFLKNPVFGKGYGQFGGSIAIKYGITNFYTDNFYLKTLVENGLFGLIAFLLFAAYFIFKFAREGKNRVQMGISIALIAFLLHNFVDNLYGIPVLTFYYYVYFAMGISMLNDTAREVA
- a CDS encoding O-antigen ligase family protein, with the translated sequence MIDDIKLEKALIYGGAIVFPFANIKISSMVLLLAFLVWIGKRIFGGKPIVMATLDWAVIAFFLVNVIGSFFSYDPVSCAKQLFMLASLIGAYFVISNEFDGSEVRTLLLLMLFSSIVPILYGYYQSGTLAGNQDLWIDKSINPDLEARIYSVFTNPNIYGEYLVNTFFIALGLLATNKKKTGKILLALFCLAITYQIILTYSRGAWITYVAGLGLFLLAYNWKFIAAFIPLGIGALAFSPVVVKQRIGSIINGFQDSSFYYRVEIWKNAIEMIKVYGLTGLGYGYQSFHQYYAHYKTPGYNATHSHNVFLQVWLESGIVGFLLFIYIVLSVIAYNLKAIMKSGIAGGCKELISLAIIIAILLHGMIDYTLFDYRITFQFWMALSLTAFSVKEKRAGQ